A single region of the Candidatus Sungiibacteriota bacterium genome encodes:
- the murD gene encoding UDP-N-acetylmuramoyl-L-alanine--D-glutamate ligase, producing MSESKFTNFKNKSPHLPSGVLDPAGRISTTPIHPRSKGSLTSQAAGILGRWGDKRVLVMGLGLHDGGVGTVKFLARAGAQVTVTDLRPRRILTPALDKLRGLKNVRYILGKHRKKDFIGHDLIVKNPGVQPNSPYLKLAKKHRIPITSDMGLFFGACPAKIIGITGTRGKSTTAHLIWKFLKTGFARVYLGGNIRKSVLDFLPHLKRNDLVVLELSSFQLKDLARQKKSPHIAVLTNIFRDHLNWHRGFRDYLQSKSIIFKFQGKKDYLFANTKDKIVRGLAKSAHSHVVFPRLPKHLRLIVDKKLGSQFRESTALAIAVARHFKISPSRIEKILRSFRGLPGRQKHIGRVKGINFINDTTSTIPEAAMAAIKRFRMRAPRPRKLILIAGGSDKKLDFHGLAAMIKKNADIVIFLPGTATDKIVQLIKVKTWHQGLTPMEAKSMSDAVRKAYRLAQYGDYIVLSPGAASFGLFLNEFDRGDQFVKEVQKLKHDGKRR from the coding sequence ATGTCAGAGTCAAAATTTACGAACTTTAAAAATAAATCCCCCCACCTTCCCAGCGGGGTATTGGACCCCGCGGGAAGGATTTCTACGACACCCATTCATCCCCGCAGCAAGGGAAGTCTGACTTCCCAAGCTGCGGGTATTCTGGGAAGGTGGGGGGATAAAAGAGTGCTGGTAATGGGTTTGGGCCTGCATGACGGGGGAGTGGGAACGGTTAAGTTTTTGGCTCGGGCCGGAGCACAAGTTACAGTAACCGATCTTAGGCCGCGCCGGATCCTAACCCCGGCCTTGGATAAACTCCGTGGACTTAAAAACGTCCGTTATATATTGGGGAAACATCGGAAAAAAGATTTTATAGGCCACGATTTAATAGTTAAAAACCCCGGGGTACAGCCCAATTCTCCGTACCTAAAACTGGCCAAGAAGCACCGCATACCCATAACAAGTGATATGGGACTTTTCTTTGGCGCCTGTCCGGCGAAAATCATTGGCATTACCGGAACCCGCGGAAAATCAACCACGGCCCATCTTATCTGGAAATTCTTAAAAACGGGGTTTGCGCGTGTTTACCTTGGCGGCAATATCAGAAAGTCGGTACTGGATTTTTTGCCGCATTTAAAAAGGAACGATCTGGTAGTTCTTGAACTCTCAAGTTTTCAGCTAAAGGACTTGGCCCGGCAAAAAAAGAGTCCACACATTGCTGTTCTCACTAACATCTTCCGAGACCACCTCAACTGGCATAGGGGCTTCAGGGATTATTTACAATCCAAAAGTATAATCTTTAAATTTCAGGGCAAAAAAGATTACCTCTTTGCCAATACGAAAGACAAAATAGTACGGGGACTCGCAAAAAGCGCTCATTCGCATGTTGTATTCCCGAGACTCCCAAAACACCTTCGCCTTATTGTTGATAAAAAACTCGGCAGTCAATTTAGAGAGTCAACGGCTCTGGCAATTGCCGTAGCTAGACATTTTAAAATAAGTCCAAGCAGAATTGAAAAGATTTTACGCTCTTTCCGCGGGCTTCCGGGAAGACAAAAGCATATAGGCAGGGTCAAGGGCATAAATTTTATAAACGACACCACGTCCACCATACCCGAAGCAGCCATGGCGGCTATTAAACGGTTCCGCATGCGCGCCCCAAGGCCACGTAAACTTATTCTCATTGCCGGCGGATCAGATAAAAAACTTGATTTTCATGGATTGGCGGCAATGATCAAAAAGAACGCGGATATAGTCATTTTTCTGCCGGGTACGGCAACAGATAAAATCGTTCAACTTATCAAGGTCAAAACTTGGCACCAAGGTTTAACCCCGATGGAGGCAAAGTCTATGTCGGATGCGGTAAGAAAAGCTTACCGGCTGGCTCAATACGGAGATTATATTGTTTTAAGTCCCGGGGCGGCGAGTTTTGGCTTATTTTTAAATGAGTTTGACAGAGGCGATCAATTTGTAAAAGAAGTACAAAAATTAAAACATGACGGGAAGCGCCGATAA
- a CDS encoding D-aminoacylase, translating into MAYDILIKSGTIIDGSGNMPLVTDLAINGDTIEEMGSLGGVNATTIIDASGKYVTPGFIDITNHSDTRLTLFKYPLLESLVMQGITTIIGGNCGTSLAPLGTPAAVDAIKKWADLSEVSVDWATMDEFLSTVNKLHPGINFGTLIGYGTLRRGVLGDEMRLLNLEEREKLKQHLLREGIKEGAFGLSLGLAYGHERLSTTEEIVDIARIVAQENGLIKIHLRSEGKEILASVNEAIRIGREAGVSVQISHLKAIGKKSWPFLPKTLELIEKARATGVDINFDVSPYPTTGSPLYLLLPPWTRDGGFTKLFERIKDPIIKRRIIEELKTHTLHYDKILITSARTKTAVGHTLAELAEEGGTSTEDTLLNILLANDGRVGIVGRTVSQRNTELEVRDKSSFIASDGVGYKQEEYKSGNLIHPRSFGAFPHFWHRFVKELTVLSPEEAIQKITYGPAKKMGIKQRGLIKSGNFADIVVFDPKLLKDRASYRNPYRYPAGIEWVIINGEVAVEEGRFMDARAGRVLRKT; encoded by the coding sequence ATGGCCTATGATATTCTCATCAAATCCGGCACGATAATTGACGGTTCTGGCAACATGCCTCTTGTGACTGACTTAGCCATAAACGGAGATACCATTGAAGAAATGGGGTCGCTGGGAGGCGTAAATGCAACGACAATCATTGACGCTTCCGGAAAATACGTAACGCCGGGATTTATTGATATTACCAATCATTCCGATACCCGCCTCACTCTTTTTAAATATCCGCTGCTGGAATCGCTGGTAATGCAGGGGATAACCACAATCATTGGCGGTAATTGCGGCACTTCTCTTGCTCCGCTTGGAACACCAGCGGCTGTAGACGCCATTAAAAAATGGGCCGATCTTTCCGAAGTAAGCGTTGATTGGGCCACCATGGACGAATTTCTTTCAACTGTGAATAAATTACATCCGGGGATTAACTTCGGAACATTAATTGGCTATGGCACGTTAAGACGTGGCGTGTTGGGGGATGAGATGCGCTTATTAAATCTTGAAGAACGCGAAAAACTAAAACAGCATCTTTTGCGTGAGGGGATAAAGGAGGGGGCTTTTGGACTGTCCTTGGGCCTCGCCTACGGACACGAGCGGCTATCTACAACCGAGGAGATAGTTGACATAGCACGGATAGTTGCGCAAGAGAACGGCCTGATAAAAATTCATTTGAGATCCGAGGGAAAAGAAATTCTGGCGAGCGTTAATGAGGCCATACGCATAGGCCGCGAAGCAGGGGTCTCCGTTCAAATAAGCCATCTGAAAGCCATCGGTAAAAAATCGTGGCCCTTTCTACCAAAAACGCTGGAACTCATAGAAAAAGCCCGCGCAACAGGAGTAGACATAAATTTTGACGTCTCACCTTACCCCACTACCGGTTCTCCGCTCTATCTTTTGCTTCCGCCCTGGACGCGCGACGGAGGATTCACTAAGCTTTTTGAAAGAATCAAGGACCCGATCATCAAAAGACGTATTATAGAAGAATTAAAAACCCACACGCTTCACTATGATAAAATTCTTATAACTTCTGCCCGCACTAAAACCGCGGTGGGACATACTCTGGCGGAGCTGGCAGAGGAGGGCGGAACATCTACGGAAGATACTTTATTGAATATATTGCTGGCCAACGACGGACGCGTTGGTATTGTCGGCCGGACTGTCTCTCAAAGAAATACTGAACTGGAAGTGCGGGACAAAAGTTCTTTTATCGCCAGCGACGGCGTTGGCTACAAACAGGAGGAGTATAAGTCCGGCAACCTTATCCACCCAAGATCCTTTGGGGCCTTCCCGCACTTTTGGCATCGCTTCGTAAAAGAACTGACCGTCCTATCACCGGAAGAGGCCATACAAAAAATTACCTACGGACCGGCAAAAAAAATGGGTATTAAACAGCGCGGCCTGATAAAAAGCGGGAACTTTGCCGATATTGTCGTATTTGACCCAAAACTGCTTAAAGATAGAGCAAGCTACCGCAACCCCTATCGGTATCCTGCCGGAATAGAGTGGGTTATAATAAACGGTGAGGTTGCGGTTGAAGAAGGCAGATTTATGGACGCACGAGCGGGCAGAGTTTTAAGAAAAACATAA